A portion of the Sebastes fasciatus isolate fSebFas1 chromosome 2, fSebFas1.pri, whole genome shotgun sequence genome contains these proteins:
- the LOC141758999 gene encoding uncharacterized protein LOC141758999 isoform X2, with protein MDISDRRPKVHVTIQKGLYTPTLKKCIDCCYPPKYHCPFCLPSFFKPTKYSRARLHLDIHLRRAIFVGDTLIKQRDFKNHLPCCHQAQQQRILSDLQTAATHRVQTEGSLIPGEGDIATFEIESDDDSDDDVTSIVESDDQHSPGASSSQLVQRDTVGMKRSTDPSKCDRTVQTNIEKPQDCDEYYFMGLVKMFKKLSPRKKAEVRMKIERLIFEAEFE; from the exons GTCCATGTAACCATCCAGAAGGGATTATACACTCCGACACTGAAAAAATGCATCGACTGCTGCTATCCTCCCAAATACCATTGTCCATTTTGTTTACCATCTTTTTTCAAACCTACAAAATACTCCAGAGCTAGGCTTCATCTGGACATTCATCTAAGGAGAGCCATTTTCGTTGGAG ACACGCTGATAAAGCAGCGAGATTTCAAAAATCATCTACCGTGCTGCCACCAGGCTCAACAGCAGAGAATATTATCCGATCTGCAGACAGCCGCGACACACAGAGTCCAAACCGAAGGATCGCTGATCCCTGGAGAGGGTGACATCGCTACATTTGAGATA GAGAGCGACgatgacagtgatgatgatgtaacCTCCATCGTGGAGTCAGACGACCAACACAGCCCCGGAGCGAGCAGCAGCCAGCTCGTCCAACGTGACACTgtggggatgaagaggagtacGGATCCTTCTAAATGTGACCGAACTGTACAGACCAACATTGAAAAACCACAAGACTGCGATGAATACTACTTCATGGGCCTggtgaaaatgtttaaaaagttgTCCCCTCGGAAGAAGGCAGAGGTCAGGATGAAAATCGAGAGACTCATCTTCGAAGCTGAGTTTGAGTAG
- the LOC141758999 gene encoding uncharacterized protein LOC141758999 isoform X1: MDISDRRPKVHVTIQKGLYTPTLKKCIDCCYPPKYHCPFCLPSFFKPTKYSRARLHLDIHLRRAIFVGEYTIHRCALDCRNQAHYHCLFCTDTLIKQRDFKNHLPCCHQAQQQRILSDLQTAATHRVQTEGSLIPGEGDIATFEIESDDDSDDDVTSIVESDDQHSPGASSSQLVQRDTVGMKRSTDPSKCDRTVQTNIEKPQDCDEYYFMGLVKMFKKLSPRKKAEVRMKIERLIFEAEFE; the protein is encoded by the exons GTCCATGTAACCATCCAGAAGGGATTATACACTCCGACACTGAAAAAATGCATCGACTGCTGCTATCCTCCCAAATACCATTGTCCATTTTGTTTACCATCTTTTTTCAAACCTACAAAATACTCCAGAGCTAGGCTTCATCTGGACATTCATCTAAGGAGAGCCATTTTCGTTGGAG AGTACACAATCCACAGATGTGCACTGGATTGCAGAAATCAGGCGCATTACCACTGTTTGTTCTGCACAGACACGCTGATAAAGCAGCGAGATTTCAAAAATCATCTACCGTGCTGCCACCAGGCTCAACAGCAGAGAATATTATCCGATCTGCAGACAGCCGCGACACACAGAGTCCAAACCGAAGGATCGCTGATCCCTGGAGAGGGTGACATCGCTACATTTGAGATA GAGAGCGACgatgacagtgatgatgatgtaacCTCCATCGTGGAGTCAGACGACCAACACAGCCCCGGAGCGAGCAGCAGCCAGCTCGTCCAACGTGACACTgtggggatgaagaggagtacGGATCCTTCTAAATGTGACCGAACTGTACAGACCAACATTGAAAAACCACAAGACTGCGATGAATACTACTTCATGGGCCTggtgaaaatgtttaaaaagttgTCCCCTCGGAAGAAGGCAGAGGTCAGGATGAAAATCGAGAGACTCATCTTCGAAGCTGAGTTTGAGTAG